AAACTAGGGCTTCAAAAGATGAATCAATAAGACTTAATCTGTATTAAATCTCTGCGATGAGTTCAATCTCAACGCATGCACCCAGAGGGATTTGCGCGACACCGAATGCGCTACGAGCATGTTTGCCGGCATCACCAAATACTTCAAACAGCAGTTCAGAGCAGCCATTCACAACCAGGTGTTGTTCTGTGTAGCTATCGGTTGAGTTCACTAAACCCATGACTTTGACGATGCGTTTTACTTTGTCCAAAGAACCTAAGTGATTCTGTAGAGTTGCAATTAAATCGATAGCGATAGAGCGCGCTGCTGCTTTGCCAGTATCCGTATCCATATCCTTGCCCAGTTTTCCCGTCCAAGGCTTGCCGTCACGTTTAGCAATGTGACCAGAAAGAAAAACGGTATTGCCAGTAGTAGCGGCCATCACGTAGGCTGCAGCAGGGGGTCCAGCTGGAGGCAAGTCAATTCCAAGGGTCTTAAGGCGTTCGCTGATGTTTGTGCTCATGATGGATACCAATTATTTGAATATAGAAAAGAAGTAAAGCTAAAAACCGAATATCAGAATCTTACTTGGAAAGTTGTCGCATAGCGCTCTCTAAGCCATTGAGGGTTACGGGGTACATTCGATCCTTCATGAGGTTTTGCATGATGTCGATCGATTGGCGATACTGCCAAATAGATTCTGGCTCAGGATTGAGCCACGCAAAATGCGGAAAATGCTCAATCAGGCGATTGATCCAGACTGCACCAGCTTCCTTATTGTTGTATTCGACAGATCCATTGGGACTCAGAATTTCATAAGGGGACATGGTGGCATCACCCACAAAGATCAGCTTATAGTCGGGACCATATTTATTAATGATGTCTTGCGTGGCCGTCACTTGATCTCTTCTGCGACGATTGCTTTGCCACAGATTTTCATAAACACAGTTGTGAAAGTAGTAGTGCTCTAAATGCTTAAATTCAGCTTTAGCAGCTGAGAATAATTCCGCTATACGTTGAATGTGATCGTCCATGGAGCCACCCACATCCATTAATAACAATACCTTGACTTGATTGTGACGTTCAGGTCGCATTTGAATATCAAGCATGCCTGCATTGGCGGCAGTAGAGTGAATCGTTTTATCTAGATCGAGCTCTAAAGTAGAGCCTTCTCTTGCAAAGCGACGTAAACGCCGCAGGGCAACTTTAATGTTACGAGTGCCTAGCGCCAAATCGCTGTCATAGTCTTTAAATTCTCGCGCTTCCCAAACTTTGATGGCCGTTCTATTGCCAGCACTCTCGCCACCAATGCGAATGCCTTCAGGGTGGTAGCCGCTATGCCCAAATGGTGATGAGCCCCCAGCGCCAATCCATTTATTGCCGCCGCCATGCCATTCTTTTTGCTCTTTTAATAATTCTTCCAGGCGTTTTTTTAATGCCTCCGGCCCGCCTAATTTTTTGAGAGCTGCCTTTTCTTCATCAGTAAGAACCCGTTGAAGCTTTTTCTCTAACCAATCTAATGGAATATCTGGCGAAAGTGCAATGATTTGCTCAATGCCATTGAAGTAGCTCCCGAATACTTGATCAAAACGATCAAAGTGCTGTTCGTCTTTCACCAAAGTCAGACGTGAGAGTTGATAAAACTCGTCAATCGATGGATTAATGACACCCGATTTCAAGGCCTCCAAGAGAGTTAAAAACTCTCGCACAGAAACAGGCACTTTGGCCTCTTTCAGATTCAGGAAGAATTGAATCAGCATGAAAAAGCTGAATTAGCGATGATTGCGATTCATCATGACCAAGCGTTCAAACAAATGAATATCTTGCTCATTTTTTAATAAGGCGCCATGCAAAGGCGGCACCACAATCTTCTCGTCATTGCTGTAAAGGGCTTCTGGTGGAATACCCTCCGCCAGTAAAAGTTTTAGCCAGTCAATAAGCTCCGAAGTAGACGGCTTCTTCTTTAACCCGGGCAAGGAGCGTATTTGGTAGAAAGACTTGAGGGCGGCATCCAAAAGATCTTGTTTGATATTGGGGTGGTGAACATCAACGATGCTTTGCATTGTGCCGGCATCTGGAAAGGTAATGTAGTGAAAGAAGCAGCGACGCAAGAACGCATCTGGCAGCTCTTTTTCATTATTGGAGGTGATGATGACTAGTGGGCGATGTTTTGCCTTAATGAGTTCACGAGTCTCGTAAACGTAGAACTCCATGCGATCGATCTCACGCAATAAGTCATTTGGAAATTCAATATCCGCCTTATCAATTTCATCAATTAACAGTACGGTTGGCTCGTCTGCTTCAAAGGCTTGCCAAAGCACACCCTTAACAATGTAGTTGCGAATATCTTTGACTTTTTCATCGCCCAATTGAGAGTCGCGTAAGCGACTAACGGCATCATATTCATAGAGGCCTTGTTGAGCTTTCGTGGTGGATTTAATGTGCCACTGCAGTAGCGGCATCTTGAGGGCTGCTGCCACTTCTTCAGCCAGCATCGTTTTGCCAGTTCCTGGCTCACCTTTAATTAGGAGAGGGCGCTGAAGTGCAATAGCAGCATTGACGGCCAATTTGAGATCATCTGTGGCGACATAGCTTTCGCTGCCTGCAAAGCGATTTTGGGGTGAGTGGGTGGATTTGCTCATGAGCGTGCCTAAATAAGTGCTTGGATAAGCGTTCAAGTATAGGTAAATGGGGCGAATTTTTCAGTGTTTCTACTGATTTTGGGCCTCAGAATGGCGGGAAGGGCGTCTGTCCGCTATACTCTTCCCAAATTGATCTAAATCAAACTCATTAATAATGATTGCCATGAAAAAACTCTCAATTCTTCCTCATTTGGCCGTAGCTGCAACTTTAGCCTTTGCTGGTTCTGTTGCTCAGGCTGATGAAGTTAAAGGTACTGCTGCTGCAGGTAACGCTAAAGTTTGGCTCTGCGTTGGTTGCCACTCCATTCCTGACTATCGTGCTGATTACCCACTGGTATACAAAGTGCCAATGTTGGGCGGTCAAAATGCTGCTTACATTTCAAGCGCATTGGCTGCTTATAAAAAGGGCGAAAGAAAGCACCCAACAATGCGTTCTATTGCTGCTAGCCTTTCTGATCAAGATATGGCTGACATCGGCGAATACTATGCTGCGCAAACAGCCAGCTCACCTAACAACCCATTGAAGTGATTCATTGATAAAGATACATAGAGATACTTTTATGAAATTTGCACTTATTACTGCAGTTTTGCTCTCCAGCATTGGTTTAACAAGCGTGGCAAATGCTGCTAGCGTGGACAAAGGTCAGGCGTTGGTAGAAAAGGCTAATTGCGCCTCTTGCCATGGTGCTGGTCTGAATGCCCCAATCTTGCCGGCTTATCCTAAGTTAGCTGGACAGTACGCTGACTATGTTTATTACGCCTTAAAAGCTTACAAAGTGGGCAATGGCAATGCTCAGTTTGGTCGTAATAACGCTGTAATGGGCTCTCAAGTGCAAAACTTCAGCGATGCTGATTTGCAAGATATCGCCGCTTATGTTGCTTCTTTGCCAGGAAACTTTGTAATTAAGAAGTAATTTCCCAGCTTCGGTTACTTAAAATAAAGGCTTAGATTAATACTCTAAGCCTTTATTTTTTATAGATATTTATACAAAAATAACCCTTATTTAACCGCCTCCAGGCCACGGGCCAGGTGGTTACGCATTGCGAGCTCCGCTGCCACAGGATCCCTCTTGAGGATGGCCTGCAGAATTTGGCGATGCTCCAATAGTGAGCTCTGCAGTCGACCGGTTCTACTCAAGGAATCCCGCCTTTGCAGCTTCAGAACCTTTCTAAGGTCCACAATAACGCCATTCATCCAGCGATTTCCTGCGATTTCTTGAATTAACTCATGAAAACGGACGTTCACCTCAAAAAACTGTTCAGCATCGCGATCTGCCGCCGCCTTTTCTAGGCGGTGGTGAATGTCATCTAACTGAGTCAATTGGGCTTCGGTAGCTTTCAGGGCGGTTTCTTTGGCCGCTTGACCCTCCAGCAAGGAGAGGATAGTAAAAATTTGCTCTAAATCGCCACGGTCAACCTCGGTTACATAGGCGCCACGCCTTAATTTCATCGTAACCAGACCTTCAGAAGCCAAAACCTTAATCGCTTCACGCATTGGGGTGCGACTAATACCAAACTGAATTGCCAGGCTTTGCTCGTCCAACCAGCTACCGGGTGCTAATTCGTGGGCAAAGATCTGCGCTCTGAGGCGCTCGGCAACGTCCTCGTATAGTGGCCTGTTATTCAGTTTTGTATTCATAATTATGTATACAATAACTTTACAAATATCAAATTGTCAAGCAAAATGTCTGACATATTTAGCAACTTTGTAATAAAGCCAACCAGGAGTGCTTTGTGAGTTCAGAAAAGAAAAGTTCATCTAATCAACCGTGGCCATCAGTACCAGAGACCAATCTGGATGCATGGAAAAAATCAGCACAGAAATCCGCGCCTAATGGTGATGTTGATTCATTGGGCTGGAAAACGCCCGATGGAATTCACTTAAAAGCGCTTTACACATCATCAGATATTCAAGGCCTAAATTACACCGATACCTTGCCAGGTTTTGAGCCATTCGTTCGTGGACCCCAGGCAACAATGTATTCAGTGCGTCCTTGGACTATTCGCCAATACGCAGGTTTCTCTACCGCCGAAGAATCCAATGCTTTCTATCGCAAAGCATTGGATGCAGGCGGTCAAGGTGTATCAGTTGCTTTTGACTTGGCAACGCACCGCGGCTACGACTCTGATCATCCTCGTGTAACTGGTGACGTTGGTAAAGCTGGTGTGGCGATTGATTCGGTTGAAGACATGAAGATCTTGTTTGATGGCATTCCATTGGATAAGGTCTCGGTCTCCATGACCATGAACGGCGCGGTATTGCCGGTATTGGCTGGTTATATCGTTGCTGGCGAGGAGCAAGGCGTAAAACAAGAGCAGTTATCTGGAACCATTCAGAATGACATTCTGAAAGAGTTCATGGTGCGCAATACCTATATTTATCCGCCAGAGCCATCAATGCGCATCATTGGCGACATCATTGAGTACACCGCTAAACATATGCCGAAATTTAACTCGATTTCTA
The window above is part of the Polynucleobacter sp. AP-Kolm-20A-A1 genome. Proteins encoded here:
- a CDS encoding RidA family protein, with product MSTNISERLKTLGIDLPPAGPPAAAYVMAATTGNTVFLSGHIAKRDGKPWTGKLGKDMDTDTGKAAARSIAIDLIATLQNHLGSLDKVKRIVKVMGLVNSTDSYTEQHLVVNGCSELLFEVFGDAGKHARSAFGVAQIPLGACVEIELIAEI
- a CDS encoding VWA domain-containing protein, translated to MLIQFFLNLKEAKVPVSVREFLTLLEALKSGVINPSIDEFYQLSRLTLVKDEQHFDRFDQVFGSYFNGIEQIIALSPDIPLDWLEKKLQRVLTDEEKAALKKLGGPEALKKRLEELLKEQKEWHGGGNKWIGAGGSSPFGHSGYHPEGIRIGGESAGNRTAIKVWEAREFKDYDSDLALGTRNIKVALRRLRRFAREGSTLELDLDKTIHSTAANAGMLDIQMRPERHNQVKVLLLMDVGGSMDDHIQRIAELFSAAKAEFKHLEHYYFHNCVYENLWQSNRRRRDQVTATQDIINKYGPDYKLIFVGDATMSPYEILSPNGSVEYNNKEAGAVWINRLIEHFPHFAWLNPEPESIWQYRQSIDIMQNLMKDRMYPVTLNGLESAMRQLSK
- a CDS encoding MoxR family ATPase gives rise to the protein MSKSTHSPQNRFAGSESYVATDDLKLAVNAAIALQRPLLIKGEPGTGKTMLAEEVAAALKMPLLQWHIKSTTKAQQGLYEYDAVSRLRDSQLGDEKVKDIRNYIVKGVLWQAFEADEPTVLLIDEIDKADIEFPNDLLREIDRMEFYVYETRELIKAKHRPLVIITSNNEKELPDAFLRRCFFHYITFPDAGTMQSIVDVHHPNIKQDLLDAALKSFYQIRSLPGLKKKPSTSELIDWLKLLLAEGIPPEALYSNDEKIVVPPLHGALLKNEQDIHLFERLVMMNRNHR
- a CDS encoding cytochrome c, which produces MKKLSILPHLAVAATLAFAGSVAQADEVKGTAAAGNAKVWLCVGCHSIPDYRADYPLVYKVPMLGGQNAAYISSALAAYKKGERKHPTMRSIAASLSDQDMADIGEYYAAQTASSPNNPLK
- a CDS encoding cytochrome c; this encodes MKFALITAVLLSSIGLTSVANAASVDKGQALVEKANCASCHGAGLNAPILPAYPKLAGQYADYVYYALKAYKVGNGNAQFGRNNAVMGSQVQNFSDADLQDIAAYVASLPGNFVIKK
- a CDS encoding GntR family transcriptional regulator, which encodes MNTKLNNRPLYEDVAERLRAQIFAHELAPGSWLDEQSLAIQFGISRTPMREAIKVLASEGLVTMKLRRGAYVTEVDRGDLEQIFTILSLLEGQAAKETALKATEAQLTQLDDIHHRLEKAAADRDAEQFFEVNVRFHELIQEIAGNRWMNGVIVDLRKVLKLQRRDSLSRTGRLQSSLLEHRQILQAILKRDPVAAELAMRNHLARGLEAVK